The DNA sequence TTCCTGGAACAGTCGTCCTCCCCAGGCCTGATGTTATGGTCCCTCAGGCGGTGGTTCTGCAAAAGCACCTCCATTGTATAAGCTGCCCCACAGATATCGCAGCCGTACATGGGCTCCGAAGCATCCACGTCATCCTCACTAGCTTCGTGGCTGTTTGAAGTGTCTGGATTTTTCATCAACATGTTCTGGATATCGGCAGATTCTGCCTTCTTGCTAGCCGGCACGGTGCCATTGGCTGTTCCGTTCTCAGTGCTGGCATCAAAGACACAGTGCTTCTCCCGCAAATGTTTTTCAAGCAAGATGATGGCATGGAAAGCTTTGCTGCAGAACTTGCAGTTGTACTTTTTGCTGTGGGTCGTGATGTGGCACTGCAGCTCCACTTCGGTGCTAAACGTCTCTCCGCAGAAGATGCACTTGTGGGACTTTGCAGGGTTGCCCAGGTGGCTGTGCTTCACGTGGATCTGGAGGTCCACCTCCTTCCGAAAATCCCAGTTGCAGGCTGTACACCGATACATCTTTTTCTCATTGCTGTGCTTCACTGCCAGGTGCACTTGGATAGATACCTTGGAGTCAAAAACCTCTTGGCAAAGGGTGCAGTGATACAACACAAAAGTATGCATGTCCAGCAAATGTTTCTGCAGATCGTCCACGGATGAAAACTGCTTGTCACAGCTCTCACAGACATAATGAGTTGAGGTTGTCATGTAGTGGACAGTGAGGTGCTGCAGGAGAGATTCCTGGGAATCAAAGTCTTCTTTGCACTGAGGGCACGACTGCTTCCTTAACAACAACTCCAGATGCAACTTCAAATGAGTCTGGAAGCTTTCAAAGCTGGAGAACTTCAGTTCGCACTGGTTACACGGGTACTCGCCGTTCGAAACTGAATTGACGCTGGCAGAAAGACGCTGCCTTTTGGGGGAAGACACTTCAACATCAGAAGAAACTGGACTCTGCTCACCTTTGGACTTTTTGTTGTGTGCCAGTGGAATGTTCTTATGGTTTTCTTTGATGTGTTTCGTTAGCTTGAGAATAGAGCCAAAAATGGGTGAGTTTGTGCAATAAGGGCAGGAATATACCTCCATAAAAGACTGTGATGGCTGAACAACAGGGGAATCCAGTTTGGAGTTTCCTATGTTGCAGTGAGTTTGCTGGATGTGCTCAGTCAGAGAGGCTTCGGTCAAAAAGCCCATGGAGCACTGGTTGCAAAAGAAGGCGTTGTTGCCGTCTTGAGTTGTGGCTCCCGGCCCGCAGTGAGCAATACGGATGTGTTCCTGCAGGCTGTTGATGTCCGCAAACATCTCTGGACAATAGTTGCAGTGGAAGGCcgaaatgttgctgaactgcatcaTGGGATATGCGTGGTTTTTATGCACCTTCCTCACGTGTTCGTTCAGGTTATACAACGTGGGCATGGATTCAAGGCAAATCTGGCACGTGTGGCTTTGCTGAGGTTTGTCCACATGGATGGTTTTCAGGTGGATCTCCAAGACGGCGAGGCTATTGAAATCGCGCTTGGTGCAGTACGGGCAGCTGTAGGAGACTTTCGACCAGGACTGGCCCTCTTCTCTCTCCAGGGACCTCATCTTCTTTTGccctctcaagggtttcagagtCGAGTCGGGAGTGGAGCCCCGCTCCACCGAAGCGCTGGAATCCGGCGTGGCGCTGCTCATGGAGGCCACGCTTCCCAAGACGGGGTCGGGGCTGATGCTGTGGTTGCTGGAATCAGGCTGCCGGTGGCTATCCAAGTGGCAATAGACCTCCTCCACCGAAGAGAACTGCTCTGGGCACATGGGGCACTTGTGTTTCTTGTTGGCGTGGGCTTGGTGGATGTGGGATAGCAGGGAGTTCTCGTCAGCAAACACCTCAGGGCAATGGATGCACTGCAGGTCGGCCTTCTCGGAGAGCTGTGGGTGGCGCGTCATGACGTGCTTCTCCAGCTCCTCGGTCTGGCTGAAGGTCTCCTCGCAGTAGTCGCACATGAAGTCGTCCTTCTTGCCGTCCTTCTCGCTCTTGGCCAGGTGCTCCTTGTTCTTCTTGTGGGCCTGCATGTGGCTCTGCAGGGAGCTGGTGGAGGAGAAGCCCCGCTTGCAGACGGTGCACTTGAAGGGCTTGCTGGAGCTGTGTGTCTTCAAGTGGATCTTGAGGTGGTCGCTGCGAGAGAAGGCCGCCTCGCACTCGTGGCAGTGGTACTTCTTGTCCCCCGTGTGCAGCTTGATGTGCCGGTCCCTGCTCCTCTTGTGCTTGAAAAGCCGGCTGCAGTAGGTGCATTTGAAAGGTAGCTTGTCGCTGTGGATCTGCTCGTGCCTTTTAAGGTAGCTCAGGCGAATGAAGGACTTATCGCAAAACTGACAGGGATACGGCAGGCCggtccccccttcctcctccccgaTGCCGAGATCACACCCATCTCCTATCATCTGAGTGGGTGATGCAACGTCTTTGCTGGAGGGAGATGAAGCCACCCAGGAGAGTTGTGGGTCGTCATCGCCATCTGTAATGGGAAAGCAGAAAGGAGATTAAAAACAATTCCCAGTGCAtctgtgaaaatagggacaaagcCGTTCAACAACACTATGGCCCTTCTGCTACTACAGCgtttaaaagagagaggaagaaagcagaagaggaaaagaTTCAAttgcagaacaaaaacaaaactgaaagaaCCAATGCACGCCGCAAATGCCTCCTGAATCTTAACAGGATGTtggagcaaaagagaaaatgcagATTAAGTCTGCTGCACAAATctattcttttaaaagtaaaataaagaaatatgccAAATGCAGAGCATCCGTTATTAATGTTAAGCAAtttctccttcctccaccccccctcgCAAGTCCCCCAAGCAGGTTTAACACCTGTCTACTGTATTGCCAAGCAATAAACAGCGAGTCAAGAAAACAAAGCGCAACATGCCTCAGAGCGATACAAACATTTCTAAGAGCTGCTGCGTTAAGTGCTTGTACGTGAGCATTTTTCAACACATACTTGTCGGAACGGTTTTCAAATAATACGGCCTGAGAAAAAAAATCCGTTCCGGCCCTGCCTCAAAATTGGAAAGGCTGCACGGGAGCGGTTACAACCAGAGAATCTCCctttctcaaacacacacacacacacacacacacacagagagagagagagagagagagagagagagagagagagagagagagagagaatcattcaATAGTATTGTGACATAAACAAGATGGATTTCCCCAAAGCCCACTTGCACCTGAAAcaaaactgaaatcaatggtcaGAGGCTGGAAAAGGCAAGGTGTCAGGTGCCTTTTAAAccaccaattaaaaacaaaaggcacCCCCTCCTCGCCGGGGCTCGTCATGCAGGATGGGCAGCATTCTGCACTGCGCACCCAACTCTAAAGGTGCTTCCATGCAGTCAGAGTCAGCCTGGCTCTGCTGCCGATTTCATGCCATGTGTGTGCCTGCCAACTCTGCAGCAAGACGGAAGATACTTTGTTGGCagcagggaaaggaaagcagtTCCACGTCGTAGCTCAGAGCCTCTGGGCCTGGCAGTGCCACGGCTTTGGAGGGGGGCACCTCCACCATATTGTGGGGAGATGGGGGTTGAGCTATTGGTTTTGCCAATTTCCGATTTGCAAAtatctttttttccccttgcacACGCACACAGTTCAACTCAAAGCGCCAGGAATAAAAGATTGATTTTCTTACACAGCTGCTTTTCCCTACAAATTCATTGCAGCTGTTTTGATCCCTCTTCATTTTCACATCTTCCACAAATGCAAACACGAACGGTAACAGCTGCTGGTCTTTCCACACCTTTCTGTGAGCTTCTACTGGTGTGGCCCCCAATTTAGTGCTAACACTCAGCCGCTTGTAGTTGACCCCAGTGCTACTGAACTTTTCCAGCCACTTGGTATACTTTGCTTGTTTCTTAGTCCAGAACTTTTTTGGAGAGTTGAACAGAACTCTGATCTGCTAGTAGCTCCCTTACCTCTACAAGTAGGTTGCCCCTCCTCTACCATGCAAAGAGTGCACCTAAGTCCTCTGCAAATGGGTCCAAGGAAGAGTCTGGAAGGACCTAGTGCCACGGcactgctgaagctaagcaggtttcgACCTGGTCAGCCCTGGGATGGGAAGCAACTAAGGGCATCCCTTTccataaaatgcaacattttaaatgatgaaaaataaaaaggttgcaCCCTCCAACATGGCTACTTGGGCCTCACCAAAAACCCCAGTACCAATAAAAAGGTTTGTGCGtgctaatacagtcatacctcgtgttgcgtacgctccatgttgaaTATGTTTGGGTTACACACCTCCACGACCTGGAAGTCTTCCATGGAGAGCACACAACGCGcgggtgcacagaagcgttctgcgcacttcgcacatgcacagaattgcaaaaACTCtcaaacttccaggttttttcttttctttttttgtttgttcgtgttaagtacgcccgggttacgtggcgcgacccggaacagatcatgtacgtaacacggggtaccactgtaatgtgtgtgcacaggtgcaaatttagaaatcatCTTTGCAGTCTTAAAATAACTACAGTAAAACTCCCCCTTAGCAAGGAAGACTGAAACCAGGTGACTTGTCTGGCTACTTGGTCTGTTATCCAAGTACtgtggatgggcaacttcaaggtcccCCATGCTTCTCTCTCATAAAAGTTACTAGCCagttgaataaatgaatgaataaatgcacCTGCAGGGGGCTGGGAAAGGAGGGATAGAGggttccctccttcctctgcagCCTGTAGAGTACCTACCATGAGTGCAGAAGAGGATCAAAGCACCCACCTGTGATTCGATGCCCATACACAAAATCCCTTATCACCATCTACCAGGCTACTATTGAAAGGCAAGGCTGATAATATATATTTCATATCTCAGACAGCTCGTATGCTTAATTATCTGAGGACCCTTTCTGTTTTGTGCACCCCCCTCAGATATTTACTAAAATAATTTTACTCTAGATTTCTTGTTAATCTAATCACATTCGGTATGACAGGGAGGCCTATCAACTACTGCCCTTGTCTGGCATCTTTGGTCTTCACTGAAGATTAAGGCCTAGCCCTATTACCTAAACCTTGGGCTTGCACTTAACATTAGTCTAATCTTTTTCCAACTTTATTACAAAaaaatttgtttcattttagTCCGCCCTACCTCCTTTTCACTTGAATCCTTTTTTACCACCAGTACctattgtaaactgcttcagGCTCCATCAGAAAGCTGTATAACATGGTTTggcttgggttgtttttttatgaagCAAATGAAGAATAAGGTGCACTCTCTCGCGCGTGTGCGCCATAAAAAGATCTGGTAAGTATTCAatagaataattttattttttttacttttgaaatTCATTACctacctccaccccacccccaccctcagccTACGATCATACCTTGTGCAGATGAGAAATTAAACCTAACTCTGCAGATTGTAAATCAACGGCACTCCCCATAATGAGCAAGTTTTAAGCCTTGCCCTGGACAGCCTCTGTCTCGCTCTCACGCCAGCTACAATCACAGGGGGCCTTTCTCACCAAGCAAGAAAGGGGGAggctgcctctccacccccccccccaaggacttGAATTAATGGGCTCTTCTGACTGGAAGGATTCAGCTGGCTGCTTGCTCCCTGGATTACATTCAGCAGGGAAGGACCAGCAAACCACTGCACACACTAATTCCCAGCTCATGCCAGCTGGGCTCCTCAAGGGGGATGCAGgcaaacggggggaggggggaccagGGAGGCACAAGGGGGCTTTTAAACTAGGGCAGCAAATGATGAATTGGCTCTCAATGTGTTTCCGTATTTTCAAAATATTACACCACCATAATATTATTAGAACAACAGGAGTCCATCGAGCCATCACTTTAAAAATACAAGAACTGCAAGAACTGAGGGCTGTACATTTGCAAAACACTTTAAAATGCCTTGCTCTTAAAACACAGTGATTGCTTTAAAGTAGCCATGAGTCTGCCAGAGCAATTttatgcacgtttactcagaaataagtcctatggggttcactcccaggaaagtgtgccaAGGACTGCGACCTGCAAGGAGCTGGCCACTGAGGAAACGAAAACTTGTGAGAATTGGGGTTCAGGCACCATGGCTCAGAGCCAACACAGGTGGCTAGCAAAGCAACAGAATCTTCTGATATCGTTGTGTTCTTTTAGGAATTACTCAGGAATAGATTGGCCTCCAATCCATTCTTTAAATGAATAAGAGCCCAATATAAAAATTTGGTAGCAAGACGGTCCCCTTGCATTCCCTCTGCACCATGTTTACAGTCGAGACCAGCTGTTTGCAATGCTTTCAGACTTGGACCCACCTTTAACACCAACCTTCAACTACAGAACCCACTATTaatttctttctcctcctgctgtATCCTTAAAGAACATCCTAAACAAGGAAAGTAAGACAAATGGCAGTGTACAATCTGCTTTATGTCACTTAAGAGTCTCCAACCAACCAGTTGAATATCAGTGATCTAGAACAGCCCGTTGTCTTCCAGAAGTTAACAGCCactataccacagagcctagggcttgctgatcagaaggtcggcggttcaaatccctgcgatggggtgagctcccattgctcagtccctgctcctgtccacctagcagttcgaaagcacgtcaaagtgcaagtagattaataggtgccactgcggtgggaaggtaaacagcgtttccgtgcactgctttggttcaccagaagcggctttgtcatgctggccacatgacccggaagctgtacgccggctcccttggccagtaacgcaagatgagcaccgcaaccccaaagtcggacacgactggacctaatggtcaggggtccctttacctttacctttatccctgactattggccatgttgtaTCAAGAAGTTTTTTATGTCTGGTTATGTTTTCATATGGGTGTTGTATTACTATTAATTATTAATACTGATAATTGAGATTGATAATGGAAGGTGCTGATAGGAGTACCTATAACAGGTATTTCTGTACCCTCCTGCAAATAAAATAGCCAGGGaggtttacatttaaaaaaatacaagataCAACGAAGAGTACAAAATATTGAACAAAGCAGTAAACACAAAAAGCAAAAGACATTTTGAAAACAGTGTTCAAACTACTAATAAGCTTAGGGAAATAAAGAGGTCTTTGCATAACACCCAAACACCacaaggcaccaggtgagcctgtCTAGAAAGAGAATTAGTGTACCGTTATCAAGGCGCCCCTGTTCCTGGTAGCCACCCACCATACCTAAGAAGGTGAAAATACCTGACAGGTAAGCACACATGGAAACAAGCAGCCCTTGGTCCTCAGCCATGGAGGGCTTTGAAATAGGGGTAGGGTACGATTTTTCTGCCAATAGAAATACTCCCTTTGGAGTTGCACGCTAGGATGGGTGGGTAGGGCCAGATTTCCAATGGAAAGGTCCAGACAAATGTGAGTCGGCCCACAGTCCAGAAGGCCACATGCAACCCTTTAGTCACAGATTCTCAGtcatggctttaaaggtcaacaacagcactttgaattaggagTGAGATATGTATTGAAGAGCGTTGTAGCTGGCCTAGTATATTGCAAGGAGGGACACGAGAAAAGCCTTCCTGGATCACAACAAAAGCCCATCTTGTTCTTCaccaacctgttctcacagtgccaaccagatgcctataagaAGTGCAACAATGCCTCTCTCCACTTATGAATCCCGGTAACTGGCAccgaggtagaacatagccagtGATAACCtaatcctccattaatttgtctgatcctctgatcctcttttaaagtcacccaagtttgttggtggccatcacaacatattgtgggagtgagttccacagttttacactgcactgtgtgaagaagtacttccttttgtctgtcttgaatcttccaacattcggatTCATTGGGTGGCTCCCAGTTCTGGTATAGGGAGCAAAAAAatatctctatccactttccccacacCATGCACCAGTAAGAGTGATACTGTTAAATTCAGATGAAGTTTCTTTTCCAATGGAATAATGATTCCACATTAATGCAATCAAAGGAATGaagcagaatggggggggggggatcacttcTCCAAAAGGAGATTAAAGTCATTAAAAGTGGCTAATCCTGCAGAGTGGGACTATTTGAAAACAGAGGAACCATGTGATTGGTGGAAGGCCTTTGTCATCAACCACAGGCTAGCATCAGCAAGtatgaaaaagggggaaggaaattcAATAAAGGTTTAATTAGGAGGGTGGGTGAAGAACACTAAGCAGTTTTGTGAATGCAAACCTTCTTGAGGATAGATGCACGGGTCACAGAGCTTCCACGAAGGAACTCGATAATCAATCACTAAACAGAGCAGTCATTTAGCAACTTAATGCTCAGTGCATTTTACATGCCTGTGTGCATTCATCTTCATCGCTGAGGAACTAATTCCAGAAGGAATGAATCCCATAAATGCATTTCTTCATCTAATAAGAGCAATTTGGCCCAAATTGTCATATAAATTACAGGTGTGCTACCTTTATCTTTCAGATTAACGTTGACTCCGAACAAAAACCTACGCAGGAACCAATGAGGACCATGCACCAAATATGACATGGTCTACTTTCCTAACTTATAATAAAGACAGACATGAGCGGTTGCTAAGACTCTTTGGTTGTTTGAGTCAGTTGGATGTTCTGCTTTCGCTACCCAAATATTGGGTCAAATGGGGAAATCTAATTGCTGTCTTTGCCACAGTTCAGCTTTGCTTGCTTTACGATGGAGCTGTTCATTTATGTTATTTAAGGGCTTGTTTTGTAATTTTTGCATATTGtaattttctatttccttttatatgtttttatttcattgttcCCTACTCTCAACTGAAATATTCAGTGGAGAGTGAGGGTTATAAATACTTAGTTAATTAATGcacttaccaccaccacccaggagAGTGGGCAGCAGTGTAATTTTACAAAGCAATGCAGGCTTCAGCCAGATTTAGAGAACTGTAGCCCTTACCTCACTTAGGACCTTTGTGAAACCAGCATTTTCAGTGGATCCAATTCTTTCTTTGATTATCAAGCTACTTGGCTGAAGGCTGGGCAAACGTTACCAGATTCTCTACCTAGAGCTGTAGTGCCAACAGGGAAAGGGAGTTCCTCTTCAGGAATGTTTAGTTATCACTTGACAGTAAAGGTATTTTAATGGCTCTAATGGTTTTACAGGTGACCAGGCAGAAGAACTTCTACAGGCgagactggaaaaattagaatatcgtggaaacgtccatttatgtaagcaattattttcattagctattggagtttaatatatgagatagactcatgacatgcaaagcgagatatgtcaagcctttgcttgttataattgtgatgattatggcgtgcagctgatgaaaaccccaaagttgaaattgttaatttggggttcttctcatcagctgtacgccataatcatcacaattataacaagcaaaggcttgacatatcttgctttgcatgtcatgagtctatcgcatatattagtttcacctttattttattttgttttgactatggcagaccaacacgggtacCTACTGTaatttttaagttgaattactgagagaaatgaacctttccacgatattctaattttttgaatttcacctgtataacaCTGGACAAGAGTTTGAATGTTTCAAGCCACCAATATCCTACCGCTGACTGAATTCAAATATGCAGGTACACAAGCTGAATGGAAACGTAACATATGTGATATTATTTGCGAGACTGGGGAGGAACAAGGAAAGGCAATGTTACCAGTGGTTCAACCCAACTTTGGATTGTGTTACAAGGACTCTCTGATTAAAATCAAATGCACTGCTGGGTAAACCTTCACACCACATAAGGTGTCTGCACTACTCTGCCGGTGTGAATTAATGCAAATCACGTTTGCAGAAACCAAATGTTTAGGTTTCCATGTTTTAAATTAAGTGTAACACTgatgtgttttctgttttaaataaatttgcattgTCTATTCATGGTTCCCCTTCCAACTTTAGATTTATTGTGATTACTCAGTGGTCTGGGACTAGAAACATATTGATTAAGAGACTAAGTCTTTAACAGACTTCAGAtatcaacatgggggggggggagtctggcaGTGCCTCCGAGTGGCTCTGCGTgtgaccacccacccacccacccccattcagAGGCAATGTGCCTATGagaatgccagttcctggggaGCCACAGCAAGGGGATAATTATTGCTGTGCTTCCTGGAGGCATATGGTTGTCCCTCTATGTGGAAGAGAATGCTGACCTAGATGAACCTTTGATTTACTGGTATTTGATTTATATGcctcccttcatcaaaagatcaaaGGAAGGTCCACTTGCATCAATTTCAGACATCATGGCATACCTCTACACCCATGTTGAGAAAATGTCGTGTCTGACTGATATAAATGGGAGGGAGCATAATTTggtagctttgcatgcagaaggtcctaaattcaatccctggcatctccaggagtcAAGTTTAGGTTATGTTTCTTAAATCTGTATATCACTTTCCACTAAAAActctcaaagtagtttacaatggtacctcaggttaagaacttaattcgttctggaggtccattctggaggtaccactttagctaatggggcttcccgctcccgccgcgtgatttctgttctcatcctgaagcgaggttcttaacccaaggtactatttctgggttagcggagtctgtaacctgaagcgtctgtaacctgaagcgtctgcaaccccAGGTACCACAGTACAAGCAAATAAAGCACACAGTAATAAAATTACTAAAAAAGATTTTTAACAATTttgcattcttatttttattatttacacttTCTGCACTCAGGCCTctcaaaacaatgtaaaacaatttacatagtaaaaataaaataacaacagaagCCAATGACGTAACTAACTACCCTCCCAGTTAAAAACTGTAAGCCTGGGTAAATCAGAAAGTTcttgcttggtgcctaaaaaaACGTGATAGTGATGGCACCAGGagtgcttccctggggagagcattccacaactggggagGCCCCACTGAAAATGTCTAAACTAATGTCACCAATCCTCTGCACCTCCCTTGGAGAgggtacacaaagaagggcctcaggtgatgaacaCGGTATCTGGGTTGATTCAAGTAGGGAGAGATAATATCTGCCCAAATGTCTTTGTCTAGTGTCAAAATGATGACAGCGTTGGTACTAGGCAGATCCAGTAGGAGAATCCAGTGGCAGGCCTTAAGACTATGTAGAGCTTCTGCAAATCAGTAcagacaacactgggctagatagaccaaaTAGCCTGACCTAGTGTAAGGGAACTCCTTATGTTCCTAAGTCATACCTTTACTAATTTATTTCACTGTATTACTCATCCTCTCCTGTGGACTATTAAGAGGCTTTAAACACatgacaccacacacacaggAAAGGGCCAGACTGACAGATCCTTCGTCTGCAGACCAGATTTCCTGGTTACTTTTGACACCGCAACTATATCTTATTAAGAGTGGAAAAAATGACAGCTACTCATAGGAAACAATGTAGAAATCCAGGATTTTATCACTGCAGCAATTTGGCAGCAAGGTTCCACTTCCAACCTCGCCAAGTACAAGCAAAAACAGAAGTTCGTGCTCTTTGAAACTCAGGTCTTGTGTAAAGAGGAAAATGTGGAATCTCTGAAAATGATTCCTGCTCTAGCAGAGGAGAGATAGATTGGGACTAGGTGGACATTCCATATCCATATTGTGTGCAATAGAGGGGTTGAAGATGAGAGTTACTCACAACAGCCCTTCAATACAGTCCCATGTGTGTTATTTTCTCTCTACTGCAGgcttgggaggggaagggaagattAGTGTCTTACTGATAGCCCGGTAAAAAAACATAAATGCAATCCACACTTCAAAATCCCAGCATTGCAGATTGGAAAGTGGGCAAGATAGTGGTTAACAACATTCCCTGCGATGCTGCCCACTAGAAATATCCCCGCATGTTAATTAGTAAAACTGACATTATTGTGTAACAGAGTTGTTAAAAGTCATTCACCTAAACTCACTCCTTCCTAAGCTTGCAGTGCATGTAACTACCCTGCTTTGGAACACACGAATCTGCCATaaggccaaaacaaaataaaaaataaaaaaatccttccagtagcaccttagagaccaactaagtttgttcttggtatgagctttcgtgtgcatgcacactagctACTGGTCTAGTCCACTATTGTCTACTGTTCACTTGCAGTGTTTCTCCAGGCAGAattctttcccatcacctgatccttggaaatgccaaggactgaacttgGGCCCTTGGgcctgcaaagcaggtgttccacCGCTGAACTATGATTCTATCCATTCCCACATTATGGTCTCCATGTTtcagatgggagctgaagttgaCAGTGGCATACAAAAACTCCCTAATAAATCATTATCATCTCCTTGACCTCCTATCACATAACACGTCATCAAAGATGCATGTATCTGCCGCAcacttacgggggggggggggttgcaaagaAACACTAGAACAATTATACAGGATATACAGACATTGCAATTGTACCCATCTCGCTAACCACATACATGGGTAGTAGCCAATTAACTAATTCTgtcaatgcaaggatttctgcttacacaatggaatttcccttctcctccccgtGCTTGCCCCATGCCCTCCCCAGAGGTTTGTggaaacccccagaacagatttagggggcacatgggAGAGGGGGTTATGTTGTATTTCACAAGCAGAGGTCCTTGCGCTGATGGAACAAGATAGTTGGATGCTACCACATGTCTCTAAGTTGCCTGAAATAATAACAGCTGTGCTGAAAACAGACAGTACAGCAGAAGATTTCCCTACAAAATATATCAGGTTGCAGCAAAGGTTAAATACGGTGAATCTGCCAACTCCAACACCTTctccaaaatataaaaacaaatcaaaagccACTGTTCAATTTAATGTAGACAAGGCTGTTGTGCATCCACTTGCATATAGACACCTTGTGCCTTTTAGCACAAGTGTAAACTGGGCAACCCTAATCAATCTAGAAACCAGCATATGTGTGTTAGTCCAGTcagtttctctcttcctctttctgaaTTCcacaattatatttaaaaaaaaaatcaaggaatgGCGCTTCTGAGACAAACCTTCCACACAATTAAAAATGGTTCAATGAATACCTCAAAGTATTTATCTGCATAAAACTTATCTGCAAAACTAGGTAGGTTGTATCTAGTGTTAGTAATACTCAGAGCTAATCtactgaaaataatggacatgacTGACTTAGGCtcactaatttcaatggatctgctctgagtagaatttagttgctACAACCTGTATTGCTGTGGACTACAGCTTTATCTTATAGGCTTAGAAATGCAGACCTTCACacatggtggggtgtgtgtgtcaaatccCCTCATTCTCACACCCGAACCTGTTTTGCACATAACGATAAGCCAAACTATGGATTACTAAGAGCAAGGAAGTTAGCTTGTGGAGAAATA is a window from the Lacerta agilis isolate rLacAgi1 chromosome 8, rLacAgi1.pri, whole genome shotgun sequence genome containing:
- the ZNF423 gene encoding zinc finger protein 423 isoform X2, which codes for MSRRKQAKPRSVKGGLGGELENDTRDSRALEERNSITSQEERNEEDEDMEDESIYTCDNCQQDFDSLADLTEHRAHNCPGDGDDDPQLSWVASSPSSKDVASPTQMIGDGCDLGIGEEEGGTGLPYPCQFCDKSFIRLSYLKRHEQIHSDKLPFKCTYCSRLFKHKRSRDRHIKLHTGDKKYHCHECEAAFSRSDHLKIHLKTHSSSKPFKCTVCKRGFSSTSSLQSHMQAHKKNKEHLAKSEKDGKKDDFMCDYCEETFSQTEELEKHVMTRHPQLSEKADLQCIHCPEVFADENSLLSHIHQAHANKKHKCPMCPEQFSSVEEVYCHLDSHRQPDSSNHSISPDPVLGSVASMSSATPDSSASVERGSTPDSTLKPLRGQKKMRSLEREEGQSWSKVSYSCPYCTKRDFNSLAVLEIHLKTIHVDKPQQSHTCQICLESMPTLYNLNEHVRKVHKNHAYPMMQFSNISAFHCNYCPEMFADINSLQEHIRIAHCGPGATTQDGNNAFFCNQCSMGFLTEASLTEHIQQTHCNIGNSKLDSPVVQPSQSFMEVYSCPYCTNSPIFGSILKLTKHIKENHKNIPLAHNKKSKGEQSPVSSDVEVSSPKRQRLSASVNSVSNGEYPCNQCELKFSSFESFQTHLKLHLELLLRKQSCPQCKEDFDSQESLLQHLTVHYMTTSTHYVCESCDKQFSSVDDLQKHLLDMHTFVLYHCTLCQEVFDSKVSIQVHLAVKHSNEKKMYRCTACNWDFRKEVDLQIHVKHSHLGNPAKSHKCIFCGETFSTEVELQCHITTHSKKYNCKFCSKAFHAIILLEKHLREKHCVFDASTENGTANGTVPASKKAESADIQNMLMKNPDTSNSHEASEDDVDASEPMYGCDICGAAYTMEVLLQNHRLRDHNIRPGEDDCSRKKAEFIKGSHKCNICSRTFFSENGLREHMQTHRGPAKHYMCPICGERFPSLLTLTEHKVTHSKSLDTGTCRICKMPLQSEEEFIEHCQMHPDLRNSLTGFRCVVCMQTVTSTLELKIHGTFHMQKLAGNSAASSPNGQALQKFYKCALCLKDFRNKQDLVKLDVNGLPYGLCAGCMTRSTNGQSMGMTPPEVSERPCGSLRCPECSVKFESAEDLESHLQVDHRDLTPETSGQKKGTQTSPVPRKKTYQCIKCQMTFENEREIQIHVANHMIGAAPAPNGEALHSFPAPGLLERRIMKNAITEEGINHECKLCNQMFDSPAKLLCHLIEHSFEGMGGTFKCPVCFTVFVQANKLQQHIFAVHGQEDKIYDCSQCPQKFFFQTELQNHTLSQHAQ